The proteins below come from a single Myxocyprinus asiaticus isolate MX2 ecotype Aquarium Trade chromosome 28, UBuf_Myxa_2, whole genome shotgun sequence genomic window:
- the gdi1 gene encoding rab GDP dissociation inhibitor alpha produces the protein MDEEYDVIVLGTGLTECILSGIMSVNGKKVLHMDRNPYYGGESSSITPLEELYKRFGISDSPPESMGRGRDWNVDLIPKFLMANGQLVKMLLYTEVTRYLDFKVVEGSFVYKGGKIYKVPSTETEALASNLMGMFEKRRFRKFLVFVANFDENDPKTFEGVDPKLTTMGEVYKKFDLGQDVIDFTGHALALYRTDDYLEQPCLETVNRIKLYSESLARYGKSPYLYPLYGLGELPQGFARLSAIYGGTYMLNKPVDEIVMEGGHVVGVKSEGEVARCKQLICDPSYIPDRVHKVGQVIRVICILSHPIKNTNDANSCQIIIPQNQVNRKSDIYVCMISYAHNVAAQGKYIAIASTTVETSDPEAEIEPALELLEPIDQKFVAISDMYEPTDDGSESQVFASRSYDATTHFETTCNDIKDIYKRMTGSDFDFENMKRKQNDVFGEDEQ, from the exons ATGGATGAGGAGTATGATGTTATCGTATTGGGAACCGGACTCACA GAATGTATTCTCTCTGGGATCATGTCCGTGAATGGGAAGAAAGTTTTGCATATGGACAGAAATCCGTATTACGGCGGGGAAAGTTCCTCCATCACACCCCTGGAGGAG CTCTATAAGAGATTTGGAATTTCAGATAGCCCTCCAGAGTCAATGGGCCGGGGAAGAGATTGGAATGTTGACCTTATCCCGAAATTTCTAATGgccaatg GTCAGTTAGTTAAGATGCTTCTCTACACTGAAGTGACCAGATATCTTGACTTCAAAGTGGTCGAGGGAAGCTTTGTGTATAAAGGGGGAAAAATCTACAAAGTGCCCTCTACTGAGACGGAAGCACTAGCTTCAA ACCTAATGGGAATGTTTGAGAAGAGACGCTTCCGGAAGTTCCTAGTTTTTGTGGCCAACTTTGATGAGAATGACCCCAAGACCTTTGAGGGCGTTGATCCCAAGCTCACAACGATGGGAGAAGTGTACAAGAAGTTTGACTTAGGGCAGGATGTCATAGACTTCACAGGACATGCCCTGGCCCTCTACAGGACAGATGA TTACCTTGAGCAGCCTTGTCTGGAGACCGTCAATAGGATTAAACTCTACAGCGAATCTCTGGCACGCTATGGAAAGAGCCCCTACCTGTACCCCCTGTACGGATTAGGGGAGCTGCCTCAAGGATTTGCTAG GTTAAGTGCAATTTACGGAGGAACCTACATGTTGAACAAACCAGTGGATGAGATAGTGATGGAGGGTGGCCACGTTGTGGGTGTGAAATCTGAGGGAGAG GTTGCGCGGTGCAAACAGCTAATCTGTGACCCCAGCTACATCCCGGACCGTGTGCACAAAGTTGGCCAGGTGATCCGGGTCATCTGCATCCTTAGCCATCCCATAAAAAACACTAATGATGCCAACTCCTGCCAGATCATTATCCCTCAGAACCAAGTTAATCGCAAATCAG ATATCTATGTGTGCATGATTTCCTATGCCCATAACGTGGCGGCTCAGGGGAAATACATCGCCATTGCAAGTACCACTGTGGAAACTTCTGATCCTGAAGCTGAAATTGAACCTGCTCTGGAACTCCTTGAGCCCATTGACCAAAA gtttGTGGCCATCAGTGACATGTATGAACCCACAGATGATGGCTCAGAGAGTCAG GTATTTGCATCACGGTCTTATGATGCCACCACTCACTTCGAAACAACTTGTAATGACATCAAAGATATCTACAAGCGCATGACAGGCAGCGACTTCGACTTTGAGAATATGAAGCGCAAACAGAATGACGTCTTTGGGGAGGATGAGCAGTGA